ACCGGCAACAGCTGGGTGCAGAGCCGCAAGGCCGTTGCCATGCATGCACCGCAGGCGCTGCTGGAACTGGCCAACCCGCAGCCAGTGGAGGCCGACCGGCTGGCCGCACTGGCAGCGCAATGGCGTGGCGCAGTGGCCGATGGCGGGCTGATTCACCGCTGGCAGGCGGGGCAGTTCGCTGGTGAGGATTACCAGGCCATCGACGCGGCGCTGCTGCGCCACGCTCGCGCCGAGCCGCAACCCTTGGCACGGGTCATGGCCGAGGTGATGGCGCGCTGCGACGGCTTCTTCGCCACTGATTACTTTCTGTTCTGGCGTGCCCGCGAGCTGGCTGCAGGCGGACAACTGGTGCTCGCGGGCGAGCCGGGCGAGCACGGTTACTCGGGCTTGCAGGTGCGCCGCGGCAGCTGATTCAGCCGCTGAAGAACTCGCCGGGCGTGGCACCGAACTGCTGGCGAAACGCGGCGATAAAGGCCGAGGTGGAGTCGTAGCCACAGAGCAGGGCAACGTCGGTGACCCGTTCGCCGCGCTCCAGCGGCATCAGCGCGCCGAGCAGGCGCAGGCGTTGCCGCCAGGCGCGAAAGGTCAGGCCAGTATCGCGCAGGAACAGGCGGCTGAGGGTCTTTTCCGACACGCCGAGGCCTTCGCCCCAGGCGGCCAGGGTGCGGTCGTCGTCCGGTTTCTTCTGCAGCCTGCTGCATAACGTGCGCAGGCGTGCATCGCCTGGCCAGGGCAGGGATAGATGCACCTCGGGCGCCACGTGCAGGCGGTCGAGCAGCACTGCGGCGAGGCGCCCGTCCGGCCCGCTCTCGTCGTACTCCACCGGCAGTTCGCAGAAGCTGCGGATCAGCTCGCGGGTCAGGGCATCCACGCCCAGCACCCGGCAGCTCTGCGCTGCGCTCTCGGGGGTCTGGTCCTGCAGGTAGAGGCTGCGCATCTCGGTGTTAGGCGAACTCAGCACCTCGTGCTCCAGGCCGGCGGGAATCCAGATCGCCCGTTGCGGCGGTGCGACGAAACTGCCGGCCGCGGTGCGCACGTGCAGCACCCCCTGGATCGCATAGGTCAGCTGCACCCAGGCATGGCTGTGGCGCGGCGTACCGGTCTGGTGTGGCAGCGATTCGTTGCGTGCATAGAGCGGCCGGGGCAGGCGTGCCAGCTGGGGAATGCTGCGCTCGGCGATGGCTTGTCCGTTAGGCGACATGATCTGGCTTTATGGCGTTAGTCGGCAATTGCCGCTCAGGGTAGAGTGGCCGCCTTTCTGTGGCAACTGTCTGCCATCGCCTGCCCGGAGTCCTGCCCATGGCCCGTTCCCGATTACTGCCCGACAACTTCACCCTGACGCTGATCGCCGTCGTGCTTACCGCCACCTTTGTGCCCGTCAGCGGCCAGGCAGCCGTGGCGTTCGGCTGGATCACCAACCTGGCCATCGCCCTGTTGTTCTTCCTGCACGGCGCCAAGCTGTCCCGTGAGGCGATCCTCGCCGGCGCCGGCCACTGGCGCCTGCACCTGCTGGTGTTCAGCTGCACCTTTATCCTCTTTCCGCTGCTGGGGCTGGCCCTCAAGCCGCTCCTGTCGCCGCTGATCGGCACCGAGCTGTACCTGGGCATGGTCTACCTGTGCGCCCTGCCGGCCACGGTGCAGTCGGCCATCGCCTTCACCTCGCTGGCGCGCGGCAACATCCCCGCCGCGATCTGCAGCGCGGCGGCGTCCAGCCTGTTTGGCATCTTCCTCACCCCGCTGCTGGTGGCGCTGTTGATGGACGTGCACGGCAGCGGCGGCTCGCTGCTCGACGCCATTGGCAAGATCACCCTGCAGCTGCTGGTGCCGTTCATTCTCGGCCAGATCGCCCGGCGCTGGATCGGCGCCTGGGTCGGCCGCAACAAGAACTGGCTCAAGTACGTCGACCAGAGCTCGATCCTGCTGGTGGTCTACACCGCGTTCAGCGCGGCGGTGGTCGACGGCCTGTGGAACCAGGTGTCGTGGCCGACGCTCGGCCTGCTGATCTTCTCCTGCTGCCTGTTGCTGGCCCTGGCCCTGGGCATCACCGCGTTGCTTGGCAAGGTGTGCGGGTTCAATCAGGAAGACCGCATCACCATCCTGTTCTGCGGCTCGAAAAAGAGCCTGGCCACCGGCGTGCCGATGGCCCAGGTGCTGTTCGCCGGTAGCAGCATCGGCCTGATGATCCTGCCGATGATGCTGTTCCACCAGATCCAGCTGATGGTCTGCGCGGTACTCGCCCAGCGCTACGCCCGCCGCCCGGAAACCGCGGTCGAGTCCCAGAACGCCCAGCCGGCGCCGGTCGCCAAGGCGCCCTGATGGATTCCGCGCGGGGGCTTAGCAGGCTGTTGGAAAACTACCTGCGTTGCCGCCGCGTCGTTGCAGTTTTCGCGGGCATGGACTGGGCGTCCCCGCCCGCTCCCACAGATTTTGCATCCGACACCGAATTGGCAGCGCCTACACATCCCCCTGTGGGAACGCGCCATGCGCGCGAATGGATATCGAGCACTACACTGGCATCACTGAATCAACACGGAGGTCGATTCATGCCGATGCCATCCAGACCAGGCTATCGCGCCCTGCGCAGAGGCCGCGCGTCCTGTCCGGGCGCGGCCTATCTGATCACCACGGTCACCCGTGACCGCATACCGGTGTTCAGCCATTTTCCTGCGGGCTGCGCGGCGGCTCGCTGCTTCGAAACTCCAACGCTTCTGCGCGACAGCCATATGCTGGCCTGGGTGCTGATGCCGGATCATGCCCATTGGTTGATTCGGCTGGGCGAAGTGGACAGCCTGGCTGCTTTGATGAATCGGCTGAAGTCATCCAGCAGTCGGGTGGCGGAAAATGTGCGGGCATCGAGAGGGGCATCTGGGTGGCGGGCTTTCATGATCACGGCTTGCGCGCCGAAGAGGATTTGCTCGGTGTGGCGCGCTATATCGTGGCCAATCCACTACGGGCTGGATTGGTCAGGCGGGTGGGTGACTATCCGTTCTGGAATGCGGTCTGGCTTTAGGTGTGAGTCGACTGCTGGATTTTTCGCGGGCATGGCCCGCTCCCACGGGATCTGACACACCTCCAGACCTGTGGGAGCGGGCCATGCCCGCGAAGGGCCTATTGAGCAGCGTCGATCTTACTGACAGCGTGCGATAGGTCATTCACTTCACGCCGGCGCATCCTCCCGCTCCTCTTCAGAAGGCTCCTCGATGCGATACCAGGCCACATACAGCGCCGGCAGGAACAGCAGGGTCAGCAGGGTGGCGCTGAAGATGCCGCCGATCATGGCGTAGGCCATCGGCCCCCAGAACACTTCGCGGGCGATGGGGATCATGCCCAGGCTGGCGGCGGCGGCGGTCAGCAGGATGGGGCGGCGACGGTGCTGGGTGGCGTCGATCACCGCTTGCCAGGGCGAGTCGCCGGCGCGCTCGAACTCGTCGATCTGGGTCACCAGGATCACCGAGTTGCGGATGATGATGCCGATCAGCGCCAGCACACCGAGAATCGCCACGAAGCCCAGAGGCGTGCCGGTCGGCACCAGGGCCAGCACCACGCCGATCAGGCCTAGCGGCGCCACGCTGAACACCAGGAAGGTCTTGGCCACGCTGTGCAGCTGGATCATCAGGAAGGTGGCCATCAGGAACAGCATCAGCGGCAGCACGCTGGCGATCGGGCCCTGGGCCTTGCCGCTTTCCTCCACGGTGCCGCCGGTGGCGACGCTGTAGCCGTTGGGCAACGCGTCGGAGAACTTCTGGATGTCCGGCGCCAGGTCCGCCACCAGGTCGGTGGGCTGGATATCGCTGACCACCGCGGCCTTGAGGGTGATGGTTGGCTTGCGGTCGCGGCGCCACACCAGTGGCTGTTCCAGTTCGTAGCCGACGGTGGCGAAGGCGCGCAGCGGGATGGCCACGCCGTTCGGGTTGACGATCTGCAGGTTCTCCAGGGTCTGCGGCGAGCTGCGTTCGCTGTCTTCGGCGCGGCCGATCACGTCGATCAGGTAGATGTCGTCCTTCACCTGGGTCACCGTGGTGCCGCTGACGATGCCGTTGAGCAGGTTGGCGACGTCTTCGGAGGACAGCCCGAACTGCCGCGCCTTGTCCTGGGCGACGTCGATGCGCAGCACCTTGCCGGGCTCGTTCCAGTCGTAAACCATCTCGCCGATGTCCGGGTTCTTGTCCAGCAGGGTGGCCAGCTCCAGGGCGTGCTTGCGCACCTGGTCGACGTCCGCGCCGCTGATCCGGTACTGGATCGGCCGGCCCACCGGCGGGCCCATTTCCAGGGGCTGCACGAAGGTGCCGATGCCGACGAAGTCCTCGCGCAGGCGCTTGTCGAGCTTGGCCACCAGGCGGTCGCGGGCATCGATGTCCTGGGCAACGATCACCAGCTGGGCATAGAAGGGGTTCTGCAGTTGCTGGTCGAGCGGCAGGTAGAAGCGCAGGGCGCCCTGGCCGATGTAGGTGCTCCAGCGGGCGATGTCCTGGTCGCCCTGCAGGCTGGCTTCGAGGCGGTCGACCTGGGCGCGGGTCTCGTTGATCGAGGCGTTCTGCGGCAGGTTGAGGTCGACGAGAATTTCCGGGCGATCCGAGGCCGGGAAGAACTGGCTCTGCACCATCGTCATGCCGGCCAGGGAGGCGACGAACAGGGCGATGGTCAGGCCGATGGTCCACCAGCGGTGCCGCATGGCCAGCAGCAGGCCCTTGTCGAAGGCGCGGGCGATGCGGCCCGGGCCGCTCTCCTTGGCCTTCATGCGCTTGGGCAGGATATGCACGGCGATCACCGGGGCGAACACCACGGCCACCAACCAGGACAACGACAGCGCCACGGCGATCACCGCGAACAGGGTGAAGGTGTACTCGCCCGCCGAGCTGGCATTCAGGCCGATGGGCACGAAGCCGGCCACCGTCACCAGGGTGCCGGTAAGCATCGGAAAGGCCGTGGAGGTGTAGGCGAAGGTGCCGGCGTCGTGCAGCGAATCGCCTTTTTCCAGTCGGGTGACCATCACCTCGACGGTGATCATCGCATCGTCGACCATCAAGCCGAGGGCGATGATCAATGCGCCCAGGGAGATGCGCTGCATGGTGATGCCGCTGTACTCCATGAACATGAACACCATGGCCAGCACCAACGGGATCGAGCAGGCGACCACCAGGCCGGCGCGAATGCCGAGGCTGACGAAGCTCACCAGCATGACGATCAGCACCGCCTCGAACAGCGCGCGGGTGAAGCCGCTGACGGCTTCCTCGACCACCTCGGCCTGGTCGGAGACCACGTGCACGCCCACGCCCACCGGCAGCTCGGCGGTCAACTGGTCCATGCGCCCGTGCAGGGCCTTGCCGAAGGTCTGGATATTGCCGCCGTCACGCATGGCGATGGCCAGGCCGATGGCCGGCTTGCCGTTGTAGCGGAACAGGGCCTGGGGCGGGTCGACGTAACCGCGGCTGATCTCGGCGATATCGGTCAGGCGGTAGAAGCGGTCGTCCAGGCGCAGATTGACGTTGCGCAGGTCGGCTTCGGAAGCGAACTGGCCGCTGGTGCGCACGGAAATCCGCTCCGGCCCGGCCTCGATCACCCCGGAGGGCGTCACCGCGTTCTGCGCCTGCAGGCTCTGGATCACCTGGCGCTGGTCGATGCCCAGGGCGGCCAGTTTGCGGGTCGAGAAGTTGAGGTAGAACACCTCGTTCTGCTGGCCGACCATCTGCACCTTGCCCAGGTCCGGCACGCTGCGGATCTCGGCGCGCACCTGCTCCACATAGTCGCGCAGCTGGCGCATGCTCAGGCCGTCGCCGGTGAAGGCGTAGATGGAGCCGAACACGTCGCCGAATTCGTCGTTGAACGACGGCCCTTGCAGCCCCTGGGGAAACTCGCCGCGGATGTCGTCGATCTTCTTGCGCACCTGGTACCAGATGCCGTCGATATCGTCGGCCTTGGTGGTGTCGCGCAGGAACACCATCACGGTCGATTCGCCGGGGCGTGTGTAACTCTTCACGTAGTCCAGCGAGTCCAGTTCCTCGAGCTTCTTCTCGATGCGGTCGGTGACCTGGCTGAGGGTTTCGTCGACCGTGGCGCCGGGCCAGCGGGTCTGGATGACCATGGTCTTGATGGTGAACGCCGGGTCTTCCTCGCGGCCCAGGTTCATGTAGGAAATCACGCCCATCAGCAGCGACACGAACATCAGGTACCAGACGAACGACTGGTGGCGCAGCGCCCAGTCCGAAAGGTTGAAGCCGTCCTTGCGCGGCGCCTGCTGGGTCATGGTGCAACGCCCTCATCGATGCGGATCTGCTGGCCGTCCCTGAGCTCGCTCAGGCCGGCGCTGACTACCTTGTCGCCGGCCGAGAGGCCTTCGACGCTGATCTGTTCACCTTCGCGGCCGACCACTTTCACGCTGCGCGGGTGCACGGTCTTGGCCCGGGTGTCGATCACCCATACCCGGCTCTGGCCGTCGATTTCCTGCACGGCGGCGGCCGGCAGCAGGCTGCGTGGCGTCTGCGCGCGGGTCAGGCTGATGGCCACGGCGGTGCCCAGGCGCAGGCCGGGCGGCGTGTCTTCCAGGGTCAGGCGGGCGCGGCGGGTGCGGGTGGCGGCATCGGCGCGCGGCTCCAGCTCGCGCAGCCGGCCGTGGGTGGCGATGCTCGGGTCGAGCTGCGAGGCGACGTTGAACTGCACCTGATCGTCGAGCCCGTCAGCCAGCTCCACGGGCAGGTCGAACACCGCTTCGCGCACGTCCGGGCGGGCCAGGGTGACCACCTCCTGGCCGGCGCCGACCACCTGGCCGGCCTCGACGTGCCAGGCGGTGACCACCGCATCGAAATCGCTGCTCAGGGTGCCGTAGGCCAGTCGATCACGGGCCTGTCGGGTGGCGGCCTCGGCCTGCTCGCGGTTGCTGCGGGCGTTGCTCAGCTCGGTCTGGGCCTGCTCCAGGTTGGCCTTGGCACCGACGCCACGGTCGAACAGTTCCTGCTGGCGCCGGGCATTGGCCTGGGCGTTGATCCACTGCGCTTCGCTGCGCGCCTGATCGCCTTCGCTGGCACGCAGGGCGTTCTGCTGGTCGGTGGGGTCGAGGGTGGCCAGGGTGGTTCCAGCCTTCACTTCGGCACCAGCATCCACCAGGCGCTGGGCGACGCGGCCGCCGACCCGGAAGCCCAGGGTGCTCTGCACCCGCGCCTCAATGGTGCCGGCGAAGCGGCCGAGCACCTCCTGGCCTTGCTGCTGCACCTCGGTGTACAGCACCGGGCGGATCGGCTCGGGTTTGTCGTCCTCGGCGCAGCCTGCGAGCAGCGCGGCGATCAGCGCGAACGGGATAGCACGGTTCATGGCTGCTGCTCCTGTCGCTGCTTCTGCTCGCGGGCCTCGGCGATTTCCACCTTCTGACCCGGGTGCAGCAACTGCCCGCCGGCCACCACTACGCGGTCGCCATCGTCCAGGCCGGCGCGGATGATGACCTTGTCGGTCAGGTAGCGGCCGACCTGCACCGGGTGCAGCTGCACCACATCGCCGTCACCCAGGCGCCACACCGCTGGCTCACGCTCGGCCTTGGTCAGGGCCGACCAGGGCAGCTCGACGCTGCGCACCGCCGGGTTGCTGACATGGGCGCTGACGGTGGAACCCAGGGTCATAGCCGCCGGCACCTGCTCCAGGCCAACCTTGACCTGCACCGTACCGCTCTGCGCCGACACCTGGGGGTTGACCTCGCGTACCGTGCCGCTGGCGCTCACCTCGGGATTGTCCAGCAGGCTGACGCGCAGCGGCTGGCCGGGCTCGACCAGCAGCGCTTCGAAGACGTTGAATACCGCATCGCGCTCGCCCTCGCGGGCCAGGCCGAAGATCGGCGTGGCGGCCTGTACCACCTGGCCGACCTCAGCCTGGCGGGCGGTGATCACCCCGTCGCTGTCGGCGCGCAGTTCGGTATAGCCGGCCTGCTCGCGGGCATCGGCCAATTGCGCCTGGGCGGCAGCCAGGCTGTTGCGCGCGCCGCGGTCACTGGCCAGGGCGCTGTCGTATTCGCTGCGGCTGGTGTAGCCCTTGGGTAGCAATTGCTGCTGGCGCCACAGGTTGGCGGCGCTGAGCCTGGCCTGGGCCTGGGCCGCCTCGACCGCCGCCTCGGCGGAGCGCACCGCGTTGCGCTGGTCCTGCGGGTCAAGGCGGGCCAGTACCTGGCCGGCCTTTACCCTATCGCCGACATCCACCAGGCGTTCGGTGATCTTGCCGCCCACGCGAAACGACAGGTCGGTCTGCACCCGCGCCTGGATATCGCCGGTGATGGTGGCATCCGCCGCGTAATCGACCTGACTGACCGTGGCCACCTTCACTCGCGGGTTCTTCGGCGCGGGCGGCGGCTCGTCGGCGCAGCCAGCCAGCAGCGCGAAAGCCAGCAAGGCCGCGGCGAGGCGAGGCAGAGCAGAGGTCGATACGGGCGGCATGCGGGCTCCGGCACGGCAGGGATGCAAAGGGGTGTGCAGATGCGACCGCGCGAGGCGACGAACGGTTCAGGCTACTGCGCGACGAGCGTGGCTTGTACTGCGCACGCAATCCAACTACTGTATTTATATACAGTTACCGGGCCTGCATCATGAATTCGACTTCAGCGCCGCGCGGGCGCGGCACCGCCAGCAAACCGCATAACCGCTTCGCGCCTACCAGCAGCGAGGCCGAAGACGACGGCTGGTATCAGGAGCAGACGCCGCTGACCTTCGTCACCGAGGTGCGCCATGAACGGGCGAAGACGGTGATCAGCCGCAACAGCTCGCCGGACGTGGGCTTCGACCGCTCGGTGAACCCCTACCGGGGCTGCGAGCATGGCTGCATCTACTGTTTCGCCCGACCGAGCCATGCCTACTGGGATCTGTCGCCGGGCATCGATTTCGAAACCAAGCTGATCGCCAAGACCAACCTCGCCGAGCGCCTCGAGGAGCAACTGAGCAAGCCGGGCTACGTGCCGGCTCCCATCGCCCTGGGCATCAACACCGACGGCTACCAGCCCATCGAGCGTGAACACCAACTGACCCGCCAGGCCCTGGAGATCCTGCTGCGTTACCGCCACCCGGTAAGCATCATCACCAAGAGCGCGCTGATTCTGCGTGACCTGGATCTGCTCGAAGAGCTGGCCAGCCTCAACCTGGTGAGCATCGCGTTCAGCATCACCACCCTGGACGACGAGCTCAAACGCATCATGGAGCCGCGCACCGCCGCGCCCAAGGCCCGGTTGCGGGCGATGAAAACCCTGCACGAGCACGGTGTGCCGGTCGGTTTGATGGCGGCGCCAATGATCCCGATGATCAACGACATGGAGCTCGAGCGCCTGCTCGAAGCCGGGCGCGAGGCCGGGGCCAGTTCGGCCGGCTACGTGCTGCTGCGTTTGCCGCTGGAGATCGCCGGGTTGTTCGAGGAGTGGCTGCAGAACCATTTCCCCGACCGCGCCGAGCACGTGATGAGCCTGATCCGCCAGTCCCGTGGCGGGCAGAACTACGACAGCCGCTTTGGCGCACGCATGAAGGGCGAGGGCCACTTCGCCGAATTGCTGGCCCAGCGCTTTCGCCTGGCGCGCCGTCGCTATGGCTACGACGGCAGCAAGCGGGCGGTGCTGGATTGTTCACAGTTTGCGCCGCCGGGGCAGCAAATGGGGTTGTTCTGACCGCTGCTTGATCAGCGGTTCCCGGGTGTCGCTGCGCTCGACCCGGGCTACGGGGTTGCGTAGCCTGGCGTTGAGCGCCGCGATACCCAGGAGATTCGCGTCCTTCAGGCTCGAAACCGCAGCCCATCGGCACCCTGACCGATCCGCGAGCGGCCGTCTGACAGAGATTTATCGCGCCAACGTGTCTCGAAGGGTTTTGCCACAGTCCAATCCTCCGATCTCTTGCCGGCAGCCCTGCCGGCTGGGAAGCTGTGCGCTGTCGCACGCTTGGTCTTCCATTCGTTAACGAGGTAACGCTATGCCTGGTAATCGTCGTCCTGCCGATAGCAAAACCAAGAACGCGGCCTCGGCCGCCGAGGCGCTGGATCATCTGGTCGAGGGCTTTCTGCGCTTTCGCCAGGATGTGTTTCCTCAGCAACAGGCGCTGTTCAAGAAGCTGGCCCATGCCCAGTCGCCGCGCGCCATGTTCATCACCTGCGCCGATTCGCGCATCGTGCCCGAGCTGATCACCCAGAGCGAGCCGGGCGACCTGTTCGTGACCCGCAACGTCGGCAACGTGGTGCCGCCCTACGGCCAGATGAACGGCGGCGTATCCACCGCCATCGAATACGCGGTCGCCGCCCTGGGCGTGCAGCACATCATCGTCTGCGGGCACTCCGACTGCGGCGCGATGAAGGCCGTGCTCGACCCGGAAACCCTGGAGCGTATGCCCACGGTCAAGGCCTGGCTGCGCCATGCCGAAGTGGCCAAGACGGTGGTCGCCGACAACTGCGGCTGCGCCGATCACACCACCCTGGGGGTGCTTACCGAGGAAAACGTGGTGGCCCAACTCGACCACCTGCGCACCCATCCGTCGGTGGCGTCGCGCCTGGCCGCTGGTCAGCTGTTCATCCACGGTTGGGTGTACGACATCGAAAGCAGCGAGATCAAGGCCTACGATGCCGAAACCGGCGAGTTCCGCCAGATCGGCGACGGCCCGCTGCCGATGGCGACGCCGCGTCCGCGTTATCCACAGGGCTGATCCGTAAAGCGGTTCGCAGGCGCAACGTCTGCGAACCACCCGAGCTGTACTAGCTGATTCGGGTGGATTGGGGCGCATAGCCGACGCTCTTCTCCTTCGCCTTTACTGCCGGATGGGTAAGGCGTCGTCCAACCGGTGGGAGCGCGCCATGCGTGCGGACGAATCACGGGCATGGCCCGTTCCCACAACAGCAGGCCACTGGTCGCTCCCTCCCTGATCGGGCGCACAGTCGTGATCCCGCTCTCACGGCTTCAGTTTGTGACCCGCATCGCCACCTAAGGTGAGCCAGCGAACCCGCCGCACTGTGCTAGGGTCTTTAGTCGGTCGGTGAGTTGCGTGGCAAGCGCGGCCCACCGGCAATCACCGACAAGAACAAGACGATGCCGGCCCGCCATGTCCCGATCGCAGAGAACGCTCGACCCGTCCTATGAGCTGATGGATGACCACGAGGGTCATTCGCTGATCTATCGCCAGCACGGCTTTCCCAGCCCGCTGGTGCGCTGGCATTTCCACAAGGAATACGAGCTGCACCTGATCGTCGCCAGTGCCGGCAAGGTCTTCATTGGCGACTACATCGGCAATTTCTCCCCCGATACCCTGTTTCTCACCGGCCCCAACCTGCCGCACAACTGGATCAGCCAGATGGCGCCGGGCGAGGCGGTGGCCGAGCGCGACATGCTGGTCAACTTCACCGACGAGGTGCTGGAAAGCGGCACCGCGGCGTTCGCCGAACTCAAGGATCTGCAGCCGCTGCTGGCCCGCGCCCAGTACGGCATCGAGTTCCGTTGCCCGCACACCATCGCCGAGGCGCGCCAGCTGCTGCAGCGCATCGCCCATTCCCAGGGCATGACCCGTCTGGGGCATTTCTTCATCCTCATGGAGCTGCTGGCCGGCTGCGAGGCGTACCAGCTGCTCTCGGACCGTACCGCTGCGCAGCTGGCCGACGAGCACCACGTCGACCGCATCAACCGCGCCGTGGACTACATCTTCCAGCGCTACGCCCAGGAGCTGAGCCAGGAAGAGGTGGCCGAATACCTGGGCATGACGCCCACCTATTTCTCGCGCTTCTTCAAGCAGGCCACCGGGCGCGGCTTCGTCGAGTTCGTCAATCGCCTGCGGGTGAGCAAATCCTGCGAGCTGCTGACCCAGAGCGACAAGCCGGTGACCGAGGTGTGTTTCGAGTCCGGCTTCAACAACATTTCCAACTTCAACCGGCGCTTCCAGCAGCTCAAGGGCATGACGCCCAGCGGCTACCGACGGCTGGTTACCCAGCGCATCACCGCGCAAAACCTGTACTGATTCCGTCACCCCGATCCGTCGGGAAATAGCCGAAAACGGCGTGCTTGACGCGTCGAGTGCTTTCGTTGAAGCGGCAGTGCCTTGGCCGATCAGTGCAAAAAAGTATCGGTTGCAGTGCAGTCGAGGCGTTGTTCGCGTTCGGCGCTAGGGGTGTAATCCGGGTCGGCCCACAAAAACAATAATGTCTCCCGAGGTTCACCGAGGGAGAGGAGTTCAAGACCATGAACCATACGCTCAAAGTATTCGTAGCCGCTTCATGCCTTTCCCTCACCGTCGGCGCCCAGGCTGCCGAGACCGTGACCATCGCCACGGTCAACAACAGCGACATGATTCGCATGCAGCGCCTGGCCAAGACCTTCGAAGAACAGCACCCGGACATCAAGCTCAAGTGGGTGGTGCTCGAAGAGAACGTGCTGCGCCAGCGCCTGACCACCGATATCGCCACCCAGGGCGGCCAGTTCGACGTGCTGACCATCGGCATGTACGAAGCGGCGCTATGGGGCGAGAAGGGCTGGCTGGAACCGATGAAGGACCTGCCCGCCGATTACGCCCTCGATGACGTGTTCCCCTCCGTGCGTGAAGGTCTGTCGGCCAAGGGCCAGCTCTATGCGCTGCCGTTCTACGCCGAAGCCTCGATCACCTACTACCGCAAGGACCTGTTCGAGCAGGCCGGGCTGGAGATGCCCGAGCAGCCGACCTGGGAGCAGATGGCCGAGTTCGCCGGCAAGCTGCACCAGCCCGACAAGGGCCAGTACGGCATCTGCCTGCGCGGCAAGGCCGGCTGGGGCGAGAACATGGCGCTGATCACCACCGTGGCCAACGCCTACGGCGCGCGCTGGTTCGATGAGCAGTGGAAGCCGGAATTCACCGGCAACGAGTGGAAGAACGCGCTGAACTTCTACGTCGACACCATGAAGAAATACGGGCCGCCGGGTGCCTCCAGCAACGGCTTCAACGAGAACCTGGCGCTGTTCAACAGCGGCAAGTGCGCCATGTGGGTCGATGCCAGCGTGGCCGGCTCGTTCGTCACCGACAAGTCCCAGAGCAAGGTGGCCGACTCGGTGGGCTTCACCTTCGCGCCGACCCAGGTCACCGACAAGGGCGCCTCGTGGCTGTATTCCTGGGCGCTGGCGATCCCCACCAGTTCCAAGTCCAAGGACGCCGCCAAGACCTTCAGCGCCTGGGCCACGTCCAAGGCCTACGGTGAACTGGTCGCCGAGAAGGATGGCGTTGCCAACGTACCGCCAGGCACCCGCGCCTCGACCTACAGCGACGCCTACATGAAGGCCGCGCCGTTCGCCAAGGTGACCCTCGACTCGCTGAAGAAGGCCAACCCGGCCGACCCGAGTGCCAAGCCGGTGCCATACGTGGGCATCCAGCTGGTGACCATTCCCGAGTTCCAGGCCATCGGTACCGCCGTCGGCAAGCTGTTCGCCGCGGCGCTTACCGGGCAGATGCAGCCCGAGCAGGCGCTGCAGGCCGCGCAGCAGAGCACCGAACGGGAAATGAAGCGCGCCGGGTATCCGAAGTAAGCACGCCCGATGGTGGGCCGCCGTGCAGCGGCCCATCGCGGGTGATCAGACAACGCCTGGGTCACTCGGCCCGATCCGTCATA
Above is a genomic segment from Pseudomonas argentinensis containing:
- a CDS encoding DUF1835 domain-containing protein, which produces MWHLVCGDNAVAGVSHVIGQQAAEAGLRVLRDDLAVGPLGDVDTVPCAARVAFWGAVWPASVTPVPDFAEDLPADAQWLAGLALQERPVTVWHGDSASEQLLLARVAHALEGSGVALIEVACGTGNSWVQSRKAVAMHAPQALLELANPQPVEADRLAALAAQWRGAVADGGLIHRWQAGQFAGEDYQAIDAALLRHARAEPQPLARVMAEVMARCDGFFATDYFLFWRARELAAGGQLVLAGEPGEHGYSGLQVRRGS
- a CDS encoding AraC family transcriptional regulator, with product MSPNGQAIAERSIPQLARLPRPLYARNESLPHQTGTPRHSHAWVQLTYAIQGVLHVRTAAGSFVAPPQRAIWIPAGLEHEVLSSPNTEMRSLYLQDQTPESAAQSCRVLGVDALTRELIRSFCELPVEYDESGPDGRLAAVLLDRLHVAPEVHLSLPWPGDARLRTLCSRLQKKPDDDRTLAAWGEGLGVSEKTLSRLFLRDTGLTFRAWRQRLRLLGALMPLERGERVTDVALLCGYDSTSAFIAAFRQQFGATPGEFFSG
- a CDS encoding bile acid:sodium symporter family protein gives rise to the protein MARSRLLPDNFTLTLIAVVLTATFVPVSGQAAVAFGWITNLAIALLFFLHGAKLSREAILAGAGHWRLHLLVFSCTFILFPLLGLALKPLLSPLIGTELYLGMVYLCALPATVQSAIAFTSLARGNIPAAICSAAASSLFGIFLTPLLVALLMDVHGSGGSLLDAIGKITLQLLVPFILGQIARRWIGAWVGRNKNWLKYVDQSSILLVVYTAFSAAVVDGLWNQVSWPTLGLLIFSCCLLLALALGITALLGKVCGFNQEDRITILFCGSKKSLATGVPMAQVLFAGSSIGLMILPMMLFHQIQLMVCAVLAQRYARRPETAVESQNAQPAPVAKAP
- a CDS encoding efflux RND transporter permease subunit, whose translation is MTQQAPRKDGFNLSDWALRHQSFVWYLMFVSLLMGVISYMNLGREEDPAFTIKTMVIQTRWPGATVDETLSQVTDRIEKKLEELDSLDYVKSYTRPGESTVMVFLRDTTKADDIDGIWYQVRKKIDDIRGEFPQGLQGPSFNDEFGDVFGSIYAFTGDGLSMRQLRDYVEQVRAEIRSVPDLGKVQMVGQQNEVFYLNFSTRKLAALGIDQRQVIQSLQAQNAVTPSGVIEAGPERISVRTSGQFASEADLRNVNLRLDDRFYRLTDIAEISRGYVDPPQALFRYNGKPAIGLAIAMRDGGNIQTFGKALHGRMDQLTAELPVGVGVHVVSDQAEVVEEAVSGFTRALFEAVLIVMLVSFVSLGIRAGLVVACSIPLVLAMVFMFMEYSGITMQRISLGALIIALGLMVDDAMITVEVMVTRLEKGDSLHDAGTFAYTSTAFPMLTGTLVTVAGFVPIGLNASSAGEYTFTLFAVIAVALSLSWLVAVVFAPVIAVHILPKRMKAKESGPGRIARAFDKGLLLAMRHRWWTIGLTIALFVASLAGMTMVQSQFFPASDRPEILVDLNLPQNASINETRAQVDRLEASLQGDQDIARWSTYIGQGALRFYLPLDQQLQNPFYAQLVIVAQDIDARDRLVAKLDKRLREDFVGIGTFVQPLEMGPPVGRPIQYRISGADVDQVRKHALELATLLDKNPDIGEMVYDWNEPGKVLRIDVAQDKARQFGLSSEDVANLLNGIVSGTTVTQVKDDIYLIDVIGRAEDSERSSPQTLENLQIVNPNGVAIPLRAFATVGYELEQPLVWRRDRKPTITLKAAVVSDIQPTDLVADLAPDIQKFSDALPNGYSVATGGTVEESGKAQGPIASVLPLMLFLMATFLMIQLHSVAKTFLVFSVAPLGLIGVVLALVPTGTPLGFVAILGVLALIGIIIRNSVILVTQIDEFERAGDSPWQAVIDATQHRRRPILLTAAAASLGMIPIAREVFWGPMAYAMIGGIFSATLLTLLFLPALYVAWYRIEEPSEEEREDAPA
- a CDS encoding efflux RND transporter periplasmic adaptor subunit, whose translation is MNRAIPFALIAALLAGCAEDDKPEPIRPVLYTEVQQQGQEVLGRFAGTIEARVQSTLGFRVGGRVAQRLVDAGAEVKAGTTLATLDPTDQQNALRASEGDQARSEAQWINAQANARRQQELFDRGVGAKANLEQAQTELSNARSNREQAEAATRQARDRLAYGTLSSDFDAVVTAWHVEAGQVVGAGQEVVTLARPDVREAVFDLPVELADGLDDQVQFNVASQLDPSIATHGRLRELEPRADAATRTRRARLTLEDTPPGLRLGTAVAISLTRAQTPRSLLPAAAVQEIDGQSRVWVIDTRAKTVHPRSVKVVGREGEQISVEGLSAGDKVVSAGLSELRDGQQIRIDEGVAP